One window from the genome of Bdellovibrio sp. ArHS encodes:
- a CDS encoding S8 family peptidase, which translates to MFSRKVWIAACCVGLLFFGGLGFYLYSLEENAPSRTQSSSKKDGDRLFENSFITSKTDKVEDEPSALFNDPAISQAWGLKKSDAARAWSVTKGSRDIVVAVIDTGIDVKHEDLKGNLWKNPGETGVDSKGRDKATNGIDDDGNGFVDDVYGWNFVSNNNKLDDNHGHGTHIAGIIGAEAGNNKGITGISPEVSLMILKYYDPKVPGTDNLKNTVASIRYAVKMGAHIINYSGGGTEFSQEEYDAVAEAEKKGILFVAAAGNERSNSDQFHYYPADYKLKNIISVTAIDPSTQVLASSNYGVETVDIAAPGQNILSCLPGNAYGYMTGTSQATAFVTGAAALTMAHKQSFKAEDVKKYILATGDAQSQLASKTRTSRQLNLYKALTILDQGVSATGVVAVNTQNMKLFTADPNEKRNRDIEEGIDPTAKEMSQFGRSLIDAIGPKARPSKLGTKQGTEGF; encoded by the coding sequence ATGTTTTCTCGCAAAGTGTGGATTGCAGCATGTTGTGTCGGTTTATTGTTCTTTGGTGGATTGGGTTTCTACCTTTATTCACTTGAAGAAAACGCCCCTTCCCGCACCCAAAGTTCCAGCAAAAAAGACGGCGATCGTCTTTTCGAAAACTCATTCATTACATCCAAAACGGACAAGGTCGAAGACGAGCCCAGCGCCCTCTTCAATGATCCCGCGATCAGCCAAGCCTGGGGTTTGAAAAAATCCGATGCCGCCCGCGCCTGGTCTGTGACCAAAGGCAGTCGTGATATTGTCGTCGCCGTGATTGATACGGGCATTGATGTGAAGCATGAAGATCTGAAGGGCAATCTTTGGAAGAATCCGGGTGAAACTGGCGTGGATTCCAAAGGCCGCGACAAAGCCACCAATGGCATCGATGACGACGGCAACGGCTTCGTTGATGACGTTTACGGATGGAATTTCGTCTCTAACAATAACAAGCTTGATGACAATCACGGTCACGGTACGCACATCGCAGGTATCATCGGGGCCGAAGCTGGAAATAATAAAGGCATCACCGGGATCTCCCCGGAAGTCAGTTTGATGATTCTGAAGTATTACGATCCGAAAGTCCCAGGCACAGACAACTTAAAAAACACAGTGGCTTCTATTCGCTATGCCGTCAAAATGGGCGCCCATATCATCAACTATTCAGGTGGGGGCACCGAGTTTTCTCAAGAGGAATACGATGCCGTTGCTGAAGCGGAAAAAAAGGGAATTCTTTTTGTCGCGGCGGCGGGGAATGAACGCTCCAACTCAGACCAGTTTCACTACTACCCCGCGGACTACAAATTGAAAAACATTATTTCCGTCACCGCGATTGACCCATCAACCCAGGTCTTGGCGTCTTCAAACTATGGTGTTGAAACTGTCGATATCGCAGCTCCAGGACAGAACATTCTTTCTTGTCTTCCCGGAAACGCTTACGGCTATATGACGGGAACTTCCCAGGCCACCGCCTTTGTCACGGGAGCTGCTGCTTTGACCATGGCCCACAAACAATCTTTCAAAGCGGAAGATGTGAAAAAGTATATTCTGGCCACGGGCGATGCCCAATCACAACTGGCTTCAAAAACCAGAACATCCCGTCAGTTGAATTTATATAAAGCACTGACGATCTTAGATCAGGGAGTTTCGGCCACGGGCGTTGTCGCAGTGAACACACAAAACATGAAGCTTTTCACAGCCGACCCGAATGAAAAAAGAAACCGCGATATTGAAGAAGGCATTGATCCCACAGCGAAAGAGATGAGCCAGTTCGGCAGATCTCTGATCGATGCCATCGGCCCGAAAGCCCGTCCATCAAAACTGGGTACCAAACAAGGGACGGAAGGGTTTTAA
- a CDS encoding tetratricopeptide repeat protein: MPKIILAFSFFSVILGCATTSRLDTRIDKRLTPPIPNFISKWKKASVSDLEKLEVGAKEDNIRWWKTYTLAMAKKTAAPQEACEGFKALSIEQDFPLHDLALLRAYEVCVKDTALATLPNSIVPWYRDLFVDIKLKEALETSDLRDDMSAYVEKARLDSNKKNKEDYYLKALLAAQKSDAKQDIEQIQAALYKNSPRLNPLPAEKDLSNVASDYRFHRDFDQALKTYKKILSSEQTGPDEYFQTLKNIRQTYKVAQRRTDYINATADLVNWAKKQFQKNKKDRRAIARYHDAQVLFAKTLWTEDQTSQAVKVLNETHRLLRGIYPMDEVYFIQGRIDEEKGNFVKALEYFEASYQQPVSLPGLRDKIAWLKSWNYYKLEKWTEAKNSFEQMRDLVKDPADKSRARFWLARSLEKIGQNSDAEKELQGLIKDDPLGYYGVLAVRELKQNFAPLKVDNKELEGLSLLGVSELDPQMRLTTEWLISVGEKPFAEKVLNIAVEDLKKKKVSAEETWLAISSGYARTGLYLPLFSAIGALDPAVKDRLLNDHPDLLFPQPFAEIIAQAANKSGTPQEFIYAIIRQESAFNPEARSSVDAFGLMQLLPSVAKQLAKRNSLEYAEANDLFKPEINIPLGAFELQSLMKKYDDQFILAVSGYNANDSAIRGWLKTRFREDSVEFIEEVPYEETRAYIKLVMRNYIFYQRLLNTTSGTPFPEALLSLKTNKKKDIVKEESISQQL, translated from the coding sequence ATGCCGAAAATAATTCTCGCCTTCTCATTCTTTTCCGTCATCCTAGGTTGCGCTACAACTTCACGTTTGGACACGCGTATTGATAAACGCCTCACGCCACCGATTCCTAACTTCATCAGCAAATGGAAAAAAGCTTCTGTTTCTGATTTGGAAAAACTGGAAGTCGGCGCCAAGGAAGATAATATCCGTTGGTGGAAAACCTATACTTTGGCGATGGCGAAGAAGACAGCGGCACCTCAAGAAGCTTGCGAAGGCTTCAAGGCCCTTTCTATTGAACAAGACTTCCCTTTGCACGATCTGGCACTTCTGCGCGCTTACGAAGTTTGCGTTAAGGACACAGCGCTGGCGACACTGCCTAACAGCATCGTTCCGTGGTATCGGGACCTCTTTGTCGATATCAAGTTGAAAGAAGCTCTGGAAACTTCGGATCTTCGCGACGATATGTCGGCCTATGTTGAAAAGGCCCGACTGGACAGCAATAAAAAGAACAAAGAGGACTATTACCTCAAAGCGCTTTTGGCCGCGCAAAAATCCGATGCCAAACAAGACATCGAACAAATTCAGGCGGCGCTCTACAAAAATTCTCCCCGTCTGAATCCCCTGCCTGCAGAAAAAGATCTGAGCAATGTGGCTTCTGACTATCGTTTTCACCGCGATTTCGATCAGGCTTTGAAAACTTACAAGAAAATTCTGTCTTCAGAACAAACCGGTCCCGACGAATACTTCCAAACTTTAAAAAACATCCGTCAGACCTACAAAGTCGCGCAACGGCGCACAGACTACATCAATGCCACGGCAGATTTAGTTAATTGGGCCAAGAAGCAGTTTCAAAAAAACAAGAAAGACCGTCGCGCCATCGCCCGCTATCACGATGCCCAGGTGCTTTTCGCAAAAACTCTTTGGACCGAGGATCAGACATCCCAAGCGGTGAAGGTGTTGAACGAAACCCATCGCTTGCTTCGCGGTATCTATCCCATGGATGAGGTTTACTTTATCCAAGGTCGCATCGATGAGGAAAAAGGCAACTTCGTCAAAGCGCTCGAGTACTTCGAAGCCAGCTATCAACAACCCGTCAGCCTTCCCGGCTTGCGTGATAAAATCGCGTGGTTAAAATCCTGGAACTACTACAAGCTGGAAAAATGGACTGAGGCTAAAAACAGTTTTGAACAAATGCGTGACCTGGTTAAAGATCCCGCCGACAAGTCCCGGGCCCGCTTCTGGTTGGCGCGCTCTTTGGAAAAAATCGGTCAGAACTCTGATGCCGAAAAAGAACTGCAAGGCCTGATCAAAGACGATCCTTTGGGTTATTACGGTGTTCTGGCCGTGCGTGAATTAAAACAAAATTTTGCGCCGTTAAAAGTGGACAACAAGGAACTTGAAGGCCTGAGCCTTCTAGGGGTTTCAGAACTTGATCCGCAAATGCGCCTGACGACTGAGTGGCTTATTTCTGTGGGTGAAAAACCTTTCGCCGAAAAAGTCTTAAACATCGCCGTTGAGGATTTGAAAAAGAAAAAGGTCAGTGCGGAAGAAACCTGGTTGGCTATTTCTTCCGGTTATGCGCGAACGGGCCTGTATTTACCGCTGTTTTCAGCGATTGGAGCGTTGGATCCGGCCGTGAAGGATCGTCTTCTTAACGACCATCCGGACCTGTTGTTCCCCCAACCGTTTGCAGAAATCATTGCGCAGGCGGCGAATAAAAGTGGCACTCCACAAGAATTTATCTATGCCATTATCCGCCAAGAATCTGCTTTCAATCCGGAGGCCCGCAGTTCCGTGGATGCCTTTGGTTTGATGCAGCTTTTACCCAGCGTCGCCAAACAATTGGCGAAAAGAAATTCACTGGAATATGCAGAGGCGAACGACTTGTTTAAACCGGAAATCAACATTCCGCTAGGCGCTTTTGAGTTGCAGTCACTGATGAAAAAATATGATGACCAATTTATTCTGGCCGTATCAGGCTACAACGCCAATGACAGTGCCATTCGGGGTTGGCTGAAAACGCGTTTCCGCGAGGACTCGGTCGAATTTATCGAAGAGGTTCCTTACGAAGAAACCCGCGCTTACATCAAGTTGGTGATGAGGAATTACATCTTCTATCAAAGACTTCTGAATACGACTTCAGGCACTCCCTTCCCCGAGGCTCTTCTTTCTTTAAAGACCAATAAAAAGAAAGACATTGTAAAAGAAGAAAGCATCAGTCAGCAGCTTTAA